One part of the Streptomyces sp. NBC_00286 genome encodes these proteins:
- a CDS encoding tetratricopeptide repeat protein has protein sequence MPIPEDVTGEEIDKDVRQELQSLPKGLAEDVAKNLVMVARLIDEDPEGAYGYSRVALRLASRVAAVREAAGFAAYANQKYSEALAEFRAARRMTGNVDLWPVMADCERGLGRPEKAMEMAGAPEVHKLDKAGQVEMRLVAAGARRDMGQIDAAIVTLQSPELASNSVQPWTARLRYAYADALLEAGREDEAREWFAKAVESDKDGTTDASDRLAEMDGVEFVDVLDEDALDESADGPEDEAVEQAAGSFDAPAPEPLVNDAADKDAEDDKDTPDDRDDLDD, from the coding sequence CTGCCGATCCCCGAGGACGTCACCGGCGAGGAGATCGACAAGGACGTACGGCAGGAGCTGCAGAGCCTGCCGAAGGGGCTTGCCGAGGATGTCGCCAAGAACCTGGTGATGGTGGCCAGGCTTATCGACGAGGACCCAGAGGGAGCGTACGGCTACTCCAGGGTCGCGTTGCGGCTGGCGTCGCGTGTGGCCGCCGTGCGCGAGGCGGCCGGCTTCGCGGCGTATGCGAACCAGAAGTACAGCGAGGCGCTTGCCGAGTTCCGGGCCGCGCGGCGGATGACCGGGAACGTGGACCTGTGGCCCGTCATGGCGGACTGCGAGCGGGGTCTGGGACGGCCCGAGAAGGCCATGGAGATGGCCGGGGCGCCCGAGGTGCACAAGCTCGACAAGGCGGGGCAGGTCGAGATGCGGCTCGTGGCGGCCGGGGCGCGGCGCGACATGGGGCAGATCGATGCGGCCATCGTGACGCTGCAGAGCCCCGAGCTGGCCTCGAATTCGGTTCAGCCCTGGACGGCGCGGCTGCGCTATGCGTACGCCGACGCGCTGCTCGAGGCGGGGCGTGAGGACGAGGCGCGCGAGTGGTTCGCGAAGGCCGTCGAGTCCGACAAGGACGGCACCACGGACGCCTCGGACCGGCTCGCCGAGATGGACGGCGTCGAGTTCGTCGATGTCCTGGACGAGGACGCCCTCGACGAGAGCGCCGACGGTCCCGAGGACGAGGCCGTGGAGCAAGCGGCAGGGTCCTTCGACGCGCCGGCGCCTGAGCCGCTCGTGAACGACGCCGCGGACAAGGACGCTGAAGACGACAAGGACACACCAGACGACAGGGATGACCTGGACGACTGA
- a CDS encoding DUF1015 domain-containing protein, producing MNTAGPADVTAPMGLDLTPFRGLRYDPDRVGSLSAVTSPPYDVVVRPDGLHHLESSDPHNIVRLILPQAATPAARNKKAADTLQRWLAEGVLTADSEPGLYVYEQRAGDGMLQRGLIGALRLSEPSEGVVLPHEDVMPHIVEDRADLMRATSANLEPLLLTYRGNDSADATAVIERTAQNPPILATTTEDGFSHRLWSVTDPEDLTAIQKDLARHQALIADGHHRWATYLRLRAEHPSASPWDFGLVLLVDTARYPLRVRAIHRLLHHLPVAEALSALGDSFRVRTVQGPLPQALEALSVAAAEGNAFLLAGDGAFHLVDRPSPDLLARTIPADRPEAWRTLDATVLHATLLDHIWRIPDVPEHIAYIHDTAATVAKAERDGTTAVLMHPVREEVVRELAGLGVTMPRKSTSFGPKPASGLVLRALER from the coding sequence ATGAACACTGCAGGTCCCGCGGACGTAACGGCACCCATGGGCCTTGATCTCACCCCGTTCCGGGGCCTGCGCTACGACCCCGACCGGGTCGGCAGCCTCTCCGCCGTAACCTCCCCGCCGTACGACGTGGTCGTACGCCCCGATGGACTGCACCACCTCGAATCGTCCGACCCGCACAACATCGTCCGCCTGATCCTCCCCCAGGCCGCCACGCCCGCCGCCCGCAACAAGAAGGCGGCGGACACCCTCCAACGCTGGCTCGCCGAGGGCGTCCTGACCGCCGACTCCGAACCGGGCCTGTACGTCTACGAACAGCGCGCCGGCGACGGCATGCTCCAGCGCGGCCTCATAGGCGCCCTGCGCCTGTCGGAGCCGTCGGAGGGCGTGGTCCTGCCGCACGAGGACGTCATGCCGCACATCGTCGAGGACCGCGCGGACCTGATGCGCGCCACATCCGCGAACCTCGAACCCCTCCTCCTGACCTACCGCGGCAACGACTCCGCCGACGCCACCGCCGTCATCGAACGCACCGCCCAGAATCCGCCGATCCTGGCCACGACCACGGAGGACGGTTTCAGCCACCGCCTCTGGTCGGTGACCGACCCCGAGGACCTGACCGCGATCCAGAAGGACCTGGCCCGCCACCAGGCCCTCATCGCGGACGGCCACCACCGCTGGGCCACGTATCTGCGGCTGCGCGCCGAACACCCCTCCGCCAGCCCCTGGGACTTCGGCTTGGTGCTCCTGGTCGACACCGCGCGCTACCCGCTCCGCGTCCGCGCGATCCACCGCCTCCTGCACCACCTCCCCGTCGCAGAGGCCCTGTCCGCCCTCGGCGACTCCTTCCGCGTACGCACCGTCCAAGGCCCCCTGCCCCAAGCCCTGGAGGCCCTCTCCGTAGCGGCCGCCGAGGGAAATGCCTTCCTCCTTGCGGGCGATGGCGCCTTCCACCTGGTCGATCGCCCCTCCCCGGACCTCCTCGCCCGTACGATCCCGGCCGACCGTCCGGAGGCCTGGCGCACCCTCGACGCGACGGTCCTGCACGCCACACTCCTCGACCACATCTGGCGCATCCCGGACGTCCCCGAGCACATCGCGTACATCCACGACACCGCCGCCACGGTCGCCAAGGCCGAGCGCGACGGCACCACGGCCGTCCTGATGCACCCGGTCCGCGAGGAGGTCGTACGCGAACTGGCGGGCCTGGGCGTCACGATGCCCCGCAAGTCGACGTCGTTCGGCCCGAAGCCGGCCTCGGGCCTGGTACTGCGCGCGCTGGAGCGCTGA
- a CDS encoding HAD hydrolase-like protein produces MSQTVRTRPEGSDRPLSEAYDTALLDLDGVVYAGGEAITYAVESLGTARAGGMHLAYVTNNALRTPDAVAAHLTELGIPAEESDVITSAQAVARLISEQVPAGARVLVIGGDGLRVALRERGLVPVESAEDEPVAVVQGYGGPELPWGRFAEACYAIARGVPWFASNTDLTIPSARGIAPGNGAAVEVVRIATGGEPQVAGKPLPPMHRETILRTGAVRPLVVGDRLDTDIEGAFNGQVDSLLVLTGVTDGAQLLAASPKHRPTYVDADLRGLLTGQPEVVEVGERFRCGGWTATAGDDRLELEGEGEALDGLRALCAAAWTAAGDGTCELDGGKALARLGL; encoded by the coding sequence ATGAGCCAGACCGTGAGGACGCGGCCCGAGGGGAGTGACCGGCCCCTGAGCGAGGCGTACGACACGGCGCTGCTCGACCTGGACGGGGTGGTGTACGCGGGCGGGGAGGCGATCACGTACGCCGTCGAGTCGCTCGGCACCGCTCGTGCGGGCGGGATGCATCTCGCGTACGTCACGAACAACGCGCTGCGGACGCCCGACGCGGTGGCCGCGCATCTTACGGAGCTGGGGATACCGGCCGAGGAGTCGGACGTCATCACCTCGGCGCAGGCCGTGGCCCGGCTGATCAGCGAGCAAGTGCCTGCAGGGGCTCGGGTGTTGGTGATCGGCGGGGACGGGCTGCGGGTCGCGCTGCGGGAGCGTGGGCTTGTGCCGGTCGAGTCGGCCGAGGACGAGCCGGTGGCGGTCGTGCAGGGGTACGGCGGGCCGGAGCTGCCCTGGGGGCGTTTCGCGGAGGCCTGTTACGCCATCGCGCGCGGGGTGCCGTGGTTCGCCTCCAACACCGATCTGACGATTCCCAGTGCGCGGGGGATCGCTCCGGGCAATGGGGCGGCCGTGGAGGTCGTACGCATCGCGACGGGCGGCGAGCCGCAGGTGGCGGGGAAGCCGCTGCCGCCGATGCATCGGGAGACGATTCTGCGGACGGGTGCGGTGCGGCCGCTGGTGGTCGGGGACCGGCTGGACACGGATATCGAGGGGGCGTTCAACGGCCAGGTGGATTCCCTGCTGGTGCTGACCGGGGTGACGGACGGCGCGCAGCTCCTTGCCGCCTCGCCGAAGCACCGGCCGACGTACGTGGACGCCGATTTGCGGGGGCTGTTGACAGGGCAGCCCGAGGTTGTCGAGGTGGGGGAGCGGTTCCGCTGCGGGGGTTGGACCGCCACGGCCGGCGATGACCGGCTGGAGCTGGAGGGTGAAGGCGAGGCGCTCGACGGGCTGCGGGCGCTGTGCGCCGCCGCCTGGACGGCGGCCGGGGACGGGACCTGCGAGCTGGACGGGGGCAAAGCACTGGCGCGGCTGGGACTTTGA
- a CDS encoding FecCD family ABC transporter permease, which translates to MLVDSPPEPNAETAPAPPKRRAIRAAGLLVSVAVLVLIALASIAIGAKDLSLSQVWHGLFDDSGTYGDVVVSERLSRTVLGLLVGAGLGLAGAVLQALTRNPLADPGLLGINAGASAAVVTAITYFGVTSLSGYVWFAFGGAAVVGVLVYALGGSRGATPVRLALAGTALSAALYGYLQAVMIMDQAALAKMRFWTVGSLSSANDRTIEQVLPFLAIGMVLALALARPLNAMAMGDDTARALGAHLDRTRALSMAAATLLCGAATAACGPIVFVGLMVPHVVRSFTGPDMRWILPYATVLSPVLLLGADVIGRMVARPAELQVGIVTAILGGPVFIFLVRRRRTAQL; encoded by the coding sequence GTGTTGGTCGACAGTCCCCCAGAACCGAACGCGGAGACCGCCCCCGCGCCCCCGAAACGCCGGGCGATACGGGCCGCCGGGCTCCTCGTGTCCGTGGCCGTGCTGGTGCTCATCGCGCTGGCGAGTATCGCGATCGGCGCGAAGGATCTGTCGCTGAGTCAGGTCTGGCACGGCCTGTTCGACGACTCGGGCACGTACGGCGACGTCGTGGTGAGCGAGCGGCTGTCGCGTACCGTCCTCGGGCTGCTCGTCGGCGCCGGGCTCGGCCTCGCCGGGGCCGTCCTCCAGGCGCTCACCCGCAATCCGCTGGCCGACCCCGGACTGCTCGGCATCAACGCGGGCGCGTCCGCGGCGGTCGTCACGGCCATCACCTACTTCGGCGTCACCTCGCTGAGCGGCTATGTGTGGTTCGCCTTCGGGGGTGCGGCCGTGGTCGGGGTCCTGGTGTACGCACTCGGCGGCAGCCGGGGTGCGACGCCGGTGCGGCTCGCGCTCGCGGGCACCGCGCTCAGCGCCGCGCTCTATGGCTATCTGCAAGCCGTGATGATCATGGACCAGGCGGCGCTCGCCAAGATGCGCTTCTGGACGGTCGGTTCGCTGTCCTCGGCCAACGACCGGACCATCGAGCAGGTGCTGCCGTTCCTCGCGATCGGCATGGTTCTGGCGCTGGCCCTCGCGCGGCCGCTGAACGCCATGGCCATGGGCGACGACACCGCACGTGCGCTCGGCGCGCATCTCGACCGTACCCGCGCGCTGTCCATGGCGGCGGCGACCCTGCTCTGCGGGGCCGCGACGGCCGCCTGTGGGCCGATCGTGTTCGTCGGGCTGATGGTCCCGCACGTCGTACGGTCCTTCACCGGGCCCGACATGCGCTGGATCCTGCCGTACGCCACCGTGCTCTCGCCGGTGCTGCTGCTCGGCGCCGATGTGATCGGCCGGATGGTCGCGCGGCCCGCCGAGCTCCAGGTCGGCATCGTCACCGCGATCCTCGGCGGCCCGGTCTTCATCTTTCTCGTACGACGGCGGAGGACGGCTCAGCTGTGA
- a CDS encoding FecCD family ABC transporter permease — protein MKVLTKQAGSARPFRARPVRTRTGLSVRIDVRSLTVVVLLLVAALTASVVLIGTGDFPIPAGDVLKTLFGNGDAGQEFIVNELRLPRVLVGLLVGASLGLGGALFQAISRNPLSSPDVLGLAQGSTAGALTMIVLFSGSAAEVTLGALFGGLVTGLAIYVLAWKRGVHGYRLVLVGIGVSAMAVAVNGYLLTKADIVDAARAVVWMTGSLNGRDWEQVWPLLGLWAVLVPLVLGNARGLYMLEMGDDVAYALGVRVERTRMLLMLAAVLLTAAATAAAGPVAFVALTAPQLARRLTRAPGPNLMPAMCMGATLLVVADWASQRAFGADQLPVGVVTGVLGGVYLLWLLVTERKAGRI, from the coding sequence GTGAAGGTCCTGACCAAGCAGGCCGGTTCCGCCCGGCCGTTCCGCGCCCGTCCCGTTCGTACCCGCACCGGGCTGTCCGTCCGTATCGACGTCCGCTCGCTCACCGTTGTCGTCCTGCTGCTGGTGGCCGCGCTCACCGCGAGCGTCGTCCTCATCGGCACGGGCGACTTCCCGATCCCGGCCGGCGACGTGCTCAAGACGCTGTTCGGCAACGGCGATGCGGGGCAGGAGTTCATCGTCAACGAGCTGCGGCTACCGCGGGTTCTCGTCGGCCTCCTGGTGGGGGCCTCGCTCGGGCTCGGCGGCGCCCTCTTCCAGGCCATCTCCCGCAATCCGCTGAGCAGTCCGGACGTGCTCGGTCTCGCGCAGGGCTCGACGGCGGGCGCCCTCACCATGATCGTGCTGTTCTCGGGGAGTGCGGCCGAGGTCACCCTCGGGGCGCTCTTCGGCGGTCTGGTGACCGGACTCGCCATCTATGTGCTCGCCTGGAAGCGGGGTGTGCACGGCTATCGACTGGTCCTGGTGGGTATCGGCGTCTCCGCGATGGCCGTGGCAGTCAACGGCTATCTGCTCACCAAGGCCGACATCGTGGACGCGGCCCGTGCGGTCGTGTGGATGACGGGCTCACTCAACGGCCGTGACTGGGAGCAGGTCTGGCCGCTGCTCGGGCTGTGGGCCGTCCTCGTACCCCTCGTCCTCGGCAACGCGCGTGGGCTGTACATGCTGGAGATGGGCGACGACGTAGCGTACGCACTCGGGGTGCGGGTCGAGCGGACGCGGATGCTGCTGATGCTGGCGGCCGTGCTGCTCACCGCGGCCGCCACCGCCGCCGCGGGCCCGGTCGCCTTCGTCGCGCTCACCGCGCCGCAGCTCGCCCGGCGCCTCACCCGCGCGCCGGGGCCGAACCTGATGCCCGCGATGTGCATGGGCGCCACGCTGCTGGTCGTCGCGGACTGGGCCTCGCAGCGGGCCTTCGGCGCCGACCAGTTGCCCGTCGGGGTGGTGACCGGAGTGCTCGGCGGTGTCTATCTGCTGTGGCTCCTCGTCACCGAGCGCAAGGCGGGCCGGATATGA
- a CDS encoding ABC transporter ATP-binding protein, producing the protein MNADGNKNTDGTTSKTSTGADGGPHANTRRSTGTVKRPSANGPSTNRLSAESVTLAYDQRVIAEQLSVEIPDNSFTVIVGPNACGKSTLLRALSRMLKPSQGRVLLDGQVIQSMPAKKVARTLGLLPQSSIAPDGITVGDLVGRGRYPHQGLLRQWSSEDERVVRESMASTGVAELADRYVDELSGGQRQRVWIAMALAQQTPLLLLDEPTTFLDIQHQIDVLDLCAELHEEQGRTLVAVLHDLNHAARYATHLIALREGSIIAQGAPSDIVTAELVEEVFGLRCQVIDDPETGTPLVVPAARKARVSAAVSVAKGS; encoded by the coding sequence ATGAACGCCGACGGCAATAAGAACACCGACGGCACGACGAGCAAGACGAGTACGGGCGCCGATGGCGGGCCGCACGCGAACACCCGAAGGAGCACTGGCACTGTGAAGCGCCCGTCCGCGAACGGCCCGTCCACGAACCGCCTGTCCGCCGAGAGCGTCACCCTCGCCTATGACCAGCGGGTCATCGCCGAGCAGTTGTCGGTCGAGATACCCGACAACTCCTTCACGGTGATCGTCGGCCCGAACGCCTGCGGCAAGTCGACGCTGCTGCGCGCCCTGTCGCGGATGCTGAAGCCCAGCCAGGGACGGGTGCTGCTCGACGGGCAGGTCATTCAGTCGATGCCCGCGAAGAAGGTGGCCCGGACGCTCGGGCTGCTGCCGCAGTCGTCGATCGCGCCCGACGGGATCACCGTCGGCGACCTGGTGGGCCGCGGGCGTTACCCGCACCAGGGGCTGCTGCGGCAGTGGTCCTCGGAGGACGAGCGGGTCGTACGGGAGTCGATGGCCTCGACCGGAGTCGCAGAACTCGCCGACCGCTATGTCGACGAACTCTCCGGCGGCCAGCGCCAGCGCGTCTGGATCGCCATGGCACTCGCCCAGCAGACCCCGCTGCTGCTGCTCGACGAGCCGACCACCTTTCTCGACATCCAGCACCAGATCGACGTACTCGACCTGTGTGCCGAACTTCACGAGGAGCAGGGCCGGACCCTGGTCGCCGTGCTGCACGATCTCAACCACGCGGCCCGGTACGCGACGCATCTGATCGCCCTGCGAGAGGGCTCGATCATTGCGCAGGGCGCGCCGTCCGACATCGTCACCGCCGAGCTGGTCGAGGAGGTCTTCGGGCTGCGCTGCCAGGTCATCGACGACCCGGAGACGGGTACGCCGCTGGTGGTGCCGGCGGCCCGTAAGGCGCGTGTGTCCGCTGCTGTCAGCGTTGCGAAGGGTTCCTGA
- a CDS encoding SCP2 sterol-binding domain-containing protein, translating to MATIEECRSALEKLSDNMAGADGDVRAAAALDRSLSCRITDLDVTFVGRLTDGRIEVLDTVQGPPSEKAQIRLTMTGDDLVAMVNGQLNFAKAWGAGRVKLEAGLRDLLRLRKLL from the coding sequence ATGGCCACGATTGAGGAGTGCCGCAGCGCACTCGAGAAACTCTCGGACAACATGGCGGGCGCGGACGGCGACGTACGCGCTGCCGCTGCCCTGGACCGCTCGCTGAGCTGTCGTATCACCGACCTCGACGTCACCTTCGTCGGCCGCCTCACGGACGGCCGCATCGAGGTGCTCGACACGGTGCAGGGCCCTCCATCCGAAAAGGCCCAGATCCGGCTCACCATGACCGGCGACGACCTGGTCGCCATGGTGAACGGCCAGCTGAACTTCGCGAAGGCCTGGGGCGCGGGCCGGGTCAAGCTCGAAGCGGGCCTGCGCGACCTGCTCCGGCTCAGAAAGCTGCTCTGA
- a CDS encoding TlyA family RNA methyltransferase: protein MAGVVRRRLDAELVRRKLARSREHAGQLIAAGRVTVGKTLATKPATQVETAAAIVVARDASDPDYVSRGGHKLAGALKVFVPLGLKIEGRRALDAGASTGGFTDVLLRAGAAHVVAVDVGYGQLAWSLQSDERVTVKDRKNVRELTLEAIDGEPVDLFVGDLSFIPLGLVLPALVRCAAPDADLVMMVKPQFEVGKERLGSGGVVRSPELRAEAVRGVARHAWGLGLGVKGVTASPLPGPSGNVEYFLWLRAGAPELDPADVDRAVAEGPR, encoded by the coding sequence GTGGCAGGAGTGGTGCGACGCCGGCTTGATGCCGAGCTGGTTCGGCGGAAGCTTGCGCGGTCGCGGGAGCATGCCGGGCAGCTGATCGCCGCCGGGCGGGTCACCGTCGGCAAGACCCTCGCGACGAAGCCCGCCACCCAGGTGGAGACCGCCGCCGCGATCGTGGTCGCCCGGGACGCCAGCGACCCCGACTACGTCTCGCGCGGCGGCCACAAGCTGGCGGGTGCGCTGAAGGTCTTCGTGCCGCTCGGCCTGAAGATCGAGGGGCGGCGGGCGCTGGACGCCGGTGCCTCGACCGGCGGATTCACCGACGTACTGCTGCGTGCCGGAGCCGCCCACGTCGTCGCCGTCGATGTCGGCTACGGCCAGCTGGCATGGTCACTCCAAAGCGATGAACGGGTCACCGTCAAGGACCGTAAGAACGTACGCGAGTTGACGTTGGAGGCGATCGATGGGGAGCCGGTGGATCTTTTTGTCGGTGACTTGTCCTTCATCCCGCTCGGACTGGTGCTGCCCGCCCTCGTGCGGTGCGCGGCGCCCGATGCCGATCTGGTGATGATGGTCAAGCCGCAGTTCGAGGTGGGCAAGGAGCGGCTGGGGAGCGGCGGTGTCGTACGCAGCCCCGAACTGCGGGCGGAGGCCGTGCGCGGGGTTGCCCGGCACGCGTGGGGGCTGGGGCTCGGGGTGAAGGGCGTCACCGCCAGCCCGCTGCCCGGGCCCTCTGGGAACGTCGAGTACTTTCTGTGGCTGCGAGCCGGTGCACCCGAACTGGATCCGGCTGACGTAGACCGTGCAGTGGCGGAGGGGCCGCGTTGA
- a CDS encoding NAD kinase, with product MTDTRVRTVFLLAHTGRPAAIRSAELVVQGLLRSGLGVRVLAAEAADLPLPSAVELVKEATPECLDGCELLIVLGGDGTLLRGAEFARASGVPMLGVNLGRVGFLAEAERDDLDKVVDRVVTRAYEVEERMTVDVVVHSNGDVVHTDWALNEAAVQKVSAERLLEVVLEIDGRPVTGFGCDGIVCATPTGSTAYAFSAGGPVVWPEVEALLMVPISAHALFAKPLVTSPDSVLAVEVQPHTPHGVLWCDGRRTIELPEGARVEVRRGAVPVRLARLHHASFTDRLVAKFALPVAGWRGAPH from the coding sequence TTGACCGATACCCGAGTTCGTACCGTTTTTCTGCTGGCCCACACCGGGAGGCCCGCGGCCATCCGCAGTGCCGAACTCGTCGTCCAGGGGCTGTTGCGCTCCGGGCTCGGGGTGCGGGTGCTGGCGGCCGAGGCCGCCGATCTGCCGCTGCCGTCGGCGGTGGAACTCGTCAAGGAGGCGACTCCCGAGTGCCTCGACGGGTGTGAGCTGCTGATTGTGCTGGGCGGTGACGGGACGTTGCTGCGTGGTGCGGAGTTCGCGCGTGCCTCGGGGGTGCCGATGCTTGGCGTCAATCTGGGTCGGGTTGGGTTCCTCGCCGAGGCCGAGCGTGACGATCTTGACAAGGTTGTCGATCGGGTGGTGACTCGGGCGTACGAGGTCGAGGAGCGGATGACCGTCGATGTCGTCGTGCACAGCAACGGGGATGTCGTGCATACCGACTGGGCGTTGAACGAGGCCGCCGTTCAGAAGGTTTCCGCTGAGCGGTTGCTTGAGGTTGTGCTGGAGATTGATGGGCGGCCTGTTACCGGGTTTGGGTGTGACGGCATCGTCTGCGCTACTCCTACCGGGTCTACGGCTTATGCGTTTTCTGCCGGGGGGCCTGTGGTGTGGCCGGAGGTTGAGGCGCTGTTGATGGTGCCTATCAGTGCGCATGCGCTGTTTGCCAAGCCGTTGGTTACTTCGCCGGATTCTGTGCTTGCTGTGGAGGTTCAGCCTCACACTCCGCATGGCGTTTTGTGGTGCGATGGGCGGCGGACTATTGAGTTGCCGGAGGGGGCTCGGGTGGAGGTTCGGCGGGGGGCTGTGCCGGTGCGGCTGGCTCGGCTGCATCACGCTTCGTTCACTGATCGGCTTGTGGCCAAGTTCGCGTTGCCTGTGGCGGGTTGGCGGGGGGCTCCGCACTAG
- the recN gene encoding DNA repair protein RecN: protein MVVSVLEEMRIRSLGVIDDAVVELSPGFTAVTGETGAGKTMVVTSLGLLLGGRADAGLVRIGAKNAVVEGRIAVPDGASAVVRAEEAGAELDDGALLISRTVSAEGRSRAHLGGRSVPVGVLAELADELVAVHGQSDQQGLLKQSRQRQALDRYAGDAVAVPLAKYASAYRRLRAISAELDEITTRARERAQEADMLRFGLDEIAAVEPRAGEDVELAAEAERLGHAEALASAATAAHAALAGNPEDPEGIDATTLVAGAHRALEAVRSHDSALAALADRIGEIGILLGDVAGELAGYADDLDADPLRLAAVEERRAALTALTRKYGEDVVAVLSWAEQGAARLLELDGDDDRIGELTAERDALRAELGGLAQALTDARTEAAERFAAAVTAELASLAMPHARVSFAIRQTEDPDGVEVGGRPVAYGPAGVDEIELLLAPHPGAPPRPIAKGASGGELSRVMLAVEVVFAGTDPVPTYLFDEVDAGVGGKAAVEIGRRLARLAKTAQVVVVTHLPQVAAFADRQLLVEKTNDGSVTRSGVKALEGEDRVRELSRMLAGQEDSETARAHAEELLATARGDG from the coding sequence ATGGTCGTGTCCGTGCTGGAGGAGATGCGGATACGGTCGCTCGGAGTCATCGATGACGCCGTTGTCGAGTTGTCGCCCGGCTTTACTGCCGTTACCGGGGAGACCGGGGCGGGCAAGACCATGGTGGTCACGAGCCTTGGGCTGTTGCTCGGCGGGCGTGCGGATGCGGGGCTTGTGCGGATCGGGGCCAAGAACGCTGTCGTGGAGGGGCGGATCGCCGTTCCCGACGGGGCCTCGGCTGTCGTACGGGCCGAGGAGGCGGGGGCCGAGCTCGACGACGGGGCGCTGTTGATCAGCCGTACCGTGTCTGCCGAAGGGCGCTCCCGGGCGCATCTGGGCGGGCGTTCTGTGCCTGTGGGAGTGCTGGCCGAGCTCGCCGACGAGCTGGTGGCCGTGCATGGGCAGAGCGATCAGCAGGGGCTGCTCAAGCAGTCCCGGCAGCGGCAGGCGCTCGACCGGTACGCGGGGGACGCGGTCGCCGTGCCGCTCGCCAAGTACGCCAGCGCCTACCGTCGGCTGCGTGCCATCTCGGCCGAGCTGGACGAGATCACCACGCGCGCGCGGGAACGTGCCCAGGAAGCCGACATGCTGCGCTTCGGGCTCGACGAGATCGCGGCGGTCGAGCCGCGGGCGGGCGAGGACGTGGAGCTGGCGGCCGAGGCGGAGCGGCTGGGGCACGCGGAGGCGCTCGCGTCCGCGGCCACGGCGGCGCACGCGGCGCTGGCGGGCAATCCCGAGGACCCCGAGGGCATCGACGCCACGACACTCGTCGCGGGCGCGCACCGGGCACTGGAGGCCGTACGGTCCCATGACTCCGCGCTGGCCGCGCTCGCCGACCGGATCGGGGAGATCGGGATTCTGCTGGGCGATGTGGCGGGGGAGTTGGCGGGGTACGCCGACGACCTGGACGCCGATCCGCTGCGGCTCGCGGCGGTCGAGGAGCGACGGGCCGCGCTCACCGCGCTGACACGCAAGTACGGCGAGGACGTGGTTGCCGTACTGTCCTGGGCCGAGCAAGGAGCCGCGCGGCTCCTGGAGTTGGACGGCGACGACGACCGGATCGGTGAGCTGACGGCCGAGCGGGACGCTTTGCGGGCCGAATTGGGCGGCTTGGCACAGGCGTTGACGGACGCTCGCACGGAGGCCGCCGAGCGGTTCGCCGCCGCCGTGACCGCCGAGCTCGCCTCGCTCGCCATGCCACACGCGCGAGTGTCGTTCGCGATCCGGCAGACGGAGGACCCGGACGGCGTGGAGGTGGGCGGTCGTCCGGTCGCGTACGGGCCTGCCGGTGTCGACGAGATCGAGTTGCTGCTCGCGCCGCATCCCGGGGCGCCGCCGCGGCCGATCGCCAAGGGCGCGTCCGGTGGTGAGCTGTCGCGCGTGATGCTCGCGGTGGAGGTCGTGTTCGCGGGTACGGATCCGGTGCCGACGTACCTCTTCGACGAGGTGGACGCGGGCGTCGGCGGCAAGGCCGCGGTCGAGATCGGGCGTCGGCTCGCCCGCCTCGCCAAGACCGCACAGGTCGTCGTCGTCACCCACCTGCCCCAGGTCGCCGCCTTCGCCGACCGGCAGCTCCTCGTCGAGAAGACCAACGACGGCTCGGTCACCCGCTCCGGAGTGAAGGCCCTGGAGGGCGAGGACCGCGTCCGTGAGCTGTCTCGCATGCTGGCGGGCCAGGAGGACTCGGAAACGGCCCGCGCTCACGCGGAGGAACTGCTGGCCACGGCTCGGGGGGACGGTTAG